A portion of the Gossypium arboreum isolate Shixiya-1 chromosome 8, ASM2569848v2, whole genome shotgun sequence genome contains these proteins:
- the LOC108462323 gene encoding uncharacterized protein LOC108462323, which yields MPMKVIWEEMMKREMIISEKGNKGAKDYCKFYAEEGHEIQECDEFKALVQSLMDNKELEFYEAGSDEGHVYALEGEPKNQRINWPRIIISPPRNNEVETQITPKVIIHKPVSFPYKDNKRVPWNYDCNVTMPEREDIASTSKEAQVDGSYTRSRKRYDAEGVRVVPTKVKAFDIEKEKGVEVLVNEPVKEEEAREFLKFLKHSEYSVVEQLCKQPARISVLALLLSSEVHREALMKVLNETYVTNDISVNKLDRLVSNISAGNFIYFNDDEIPPGGMGSAKALHITTRCKGYTLSSVLIDNGSALNVLPLSTLNRLPIDGSHMKTCHNVVRAFNGTERKVMGRIDIPLMIGPNTYEGGLGYIQLERFFAPKIKASSDRRLVTINAEEEIIAAVISDAPYVEANKEAVECSFCSLEFVNTTFISEGNEVPVPKISKTIRMGLQMTVGKGALPGKGLGRYLQGGIQVPELKEKRDHFGLGFRSDHRQRRKEIEKRQERRRARLSGREVEWESMTFPHISQTFISGGIIHPKRGLFEKGNYHINAVHNEESEQRNLEGICPYELGSSLSNWTAKELPVVFKDFLE from the exons ATGCCGATGAAAGTAATCTGGGAAGAAATGATGAAAAGAGAGATGATAATCTctgaaaaaggaaataaaggaGCAAAGGACTACTGCAAGTTCTATGCAGAAGAGGGACACGAGATCCAGGAATGTGATGAGTTTAAGGCTTTGGTACAAAGCCTTATGGATAATAAAGAGCTGGAATTTTATGAAGCTGGCTCAGATGAGGGACACGTATATGCATTGGAAGGTGAACCAAAGAATCAAAGAATCAACTGGCCAAGGATCATTATTTCTCCACCAAGGAATAATGAAGTTGAGACACAAATAACGCCGAAAGTCATTATTCACAAACCtgtttcctttccttataaggataacaagaGGGTACCCTGGAATTATGACTGCAATGTGACAATGCCGGAGAGAGAAGATATAGCTAGTACTTCTAAGGAGGCTCAAGTTGACGGTTCCTACACACGTAGTAGGAAACGTTATGATGCAGAAGGAGTCAGAGTTGTGCCCACGAAAGTAAAAGCCTTTGACATTGAGAAGGAGAAGGGGGTTGAGGTACTTGTTAATGAGccagtgaaggaagaagaagctAGAGAGTTTTTAAAATTCCTGAAACACAGTGAGTACAGCGTGGTTGAACAATTGTGCAAACAACCAGCCCGCATATCAGTGTTGGCTTTGCTTTTGAGTTCAGAGGTACATCGTGAGGCATTAATGAAAGTGCTCAACGAGACTTACGTTACTAATGATATATCCGTCAACAAGTTGGATCGATTGGTTAGTAACATAAGCGCTGGCAACTTCATttatttcaatgatgatgaaatcccacctgGTGGCATGGGATCAGctaaagctttgcacatcaccactcgCTGCAAAGGATATACATTGTCGAGTGTGCTTATTGATAATGGGTCAGCCTTAAATGTCCTGCCATTGTCCACATTGAACAGGTTGCCCATAGATGGTTCTCACATGAAAACATGCCATAATGTAGTGAGAGCATTCAATGGTACAGAGAGAAAGGTCATGGGAAGAATTGATATCCCTTTGATGATCGGGCCAAACACGTATGAG GGAGGCCTTGGATACATTCAGCTGGAGCGGTTTTTTGCACCAAAAATTAAAGCTAGTAGCGACAGACGGTTGGTCACCATAAATGCGGAGGAAGAAATCATAGCAGCAGTTATCAGTGATGCACCCTATGTAGAGGCGAACAAGGAGGCCGTTGAGTGTTCTTTTTGCTCCTTAGAATTCGTTAATACAACATTTATTTCAGAGGGGAATGAGGTGCCGGTGCCAAAGATATCCAAAACCATAAGAATGGGTTTGCAAATGACAGTAGGAAAAGGAGCCTTGCCAGGAAAAGGATTGGGAAGATATCTCCAAGGAGGGATTCAAGTTCCAGAACTAAAAGAGAAGAGGGACCATTTTGGCTTGGGTTTCAGGTCAGATCACAGGCAGAGgaggaaagaaatagaaaagCGTCAAGAAAGAAGAAGGGCGCGTTTAAGTGGAAGAGAAGTAGAATGGGAATCGATGACATTCCCTCATATATCCCAGACCTTTATATCAGGAGGGATAATTCACCCTAAGAGAGGGTTGTTTGAAAAAGGAAATTATCACATCAATGCTGTACATAATGAAGAgtctgaacaaagaaaccttgagggcatttgcCCTTACGAACTAGGAAGTTCTTTAAGCAATTGGACTGCAAAAgaacttcctgtagtttttaaagattttttagaGTAA